From a single Lolium rigidum isolate FL_2022 chromosome 7, APGP_CSIRO_Lrig_0.1, whole genome shotgun sequence genomic region:
- the LOC124676267 gene encoding pre-mRNA cleavage factor Im 25 kDa subunit 2: protein MVGASSSSVVNVYPLANYTFGTKEPKMEKDTSVADRLARMKVNYMKEGMRTSVEAILLVQEHNHPHILLLQIGNTFCKLPGGRLKPGENEIDGLKRKLCSKLAVNSPSFPPNWQVGECVAVWWRPNFETVMYPYCPPHITKPKECKKLFIVHLTEREYFAVPRNLKLLAVPLFELYDNVQRYGPVISTIPQQLSRFQFNMVSS, encoded by the exons ATGGTGGGCGCCTCGTCTTCGTCGGTGGTGAACGTGTACCCGCTCGCCAACTACACGTTCGGCACCAAGGAGCCCAAGATGGAGAAGGACACCTCCGTCGCCGACCGCCTCGCCCGCATGAAGGTCAA CTACATGAAGGAAGGAATGAGGACAAGTGTTGAAGCAATCCTGTTG GTGCAAGAGCACAACCACCCCCACATACTGCTGTTGCAAATTGGGAATACATTTTGCAAGCTTCCCGGTGGACGGCTGAAGCCTGGAGAAAATG AAATTGATGGCCTGAAAAGAAAGTTGTGCAGCAAACTTGCAGTGAACTCACCTTCCTTTCCACCTAACTGGCAG GTTGGTGAGTGTGTTGCTGTCTGGTGGAGGCCGAACTTTGAGACAGTGATGTATCCTTACTGCCCTCCACATATAACCAAGCCCAAG GAGTGCAAGAAGCTTTTCATTGTTCACCTGACTGAAAGGGAGTATTTCGCTGTTCCAAGGAACTTGAAGCTACTTGCTGTTCCACTGTTTGAGCTTTATGACAATGTTCAG CGGTATGGACCTGTCATTTCCACCATTCCGCAGCAGCTGTCTAGGTTCCAGTTCAACATGGTGAGCTCGTAA
- the LOC124676020 gene encoding tRNA-specific adenosine deaminase TAD1-like has translation MHRSTSPPTPTPPRDGVQWDSAASSAALRRYSSLPKKGKPQGRESTVLAAFLLSSPQDPLGPEVLSLATGTKCLGASRLGPRGDLVHDAHAEVVARRALLRLLYAEIGADSPPSWLVPSGSGGRWRLRDGYQLHLYVTQLPCGVMPVPPSPSEVPRIQPDIVVNGCGDGGFVQRKPGRGDTTLSMSCFDKITRWCVVGIQGALLSHILEPLYLSTVTIGQSPDGAPEGFCIESNVDKVLCSRLSSLSRIFPASFKPNKPLFFEAPIPPKEFHQTPGDMPSLTCGYSICWNKSGLHEVILGTTGRKQGTSSKAACLPSTESMLCKIRLAEAFISLEHPLVTNFQHEELSYRAIKDMACEYQQMLELLREAPFFGRWRAKPASLDSFKVQR, from the exons ATGCACCgctccacctcgccgccgacgccgacgccgccgcgcgaCGGCGTCCAGTGGGACAgcgcggcctcctcggcggccCTGCGACGCTACTCCTCCCTCCCCAAGAAGGGCAAGCCGCAGGGGCGCGAGTCCACGGTGCTCGCCGCCTTCCTGCTCTCCTCCCCGCAGGACCCGCTCGGCCCTGAGGTCCTGTCCCTCGCCACCGGCACCAAGTGCCTCGGCGCGTCCCGCCTGGGCCCCCGCGGAGACCTCGTCCACGACGCCCACGCCGAGGTCGTCGCCCGCCGcgcgctgctccgcctcctctacGCCGAGATCGGCGCCGACAGCCCTCCGAGCTGGCTGGTTCCGTCCGGTTCCGGCGGGCGGTGGAGGCTGAGGGACGGGTATCAGCTGCACCTCTACGTCACTCAGCTCCCAT GTGGGGTCATGCCAGTGCCGCCGTCACCCTCAGAGGTTCCAAGGATACAGCCAGACATTGTGGTGAATGGATGCGGTG ATGGTGGTTTTGTTCAGAGGAAGCCAGGGCGTGGTGATACAACCTTGTCAATGAGCTGTTTTGACAAAATTACTCGCTGGTGCGTCGTTGGAATTCAAG GTGCATTGCTGTCACACATTCTGGAACCCTTGTATTTGTCCACCGTTACCATTGGACAGTCCCCTGATGGTGCACCTGAAGGGTTTTGTATTGAAAGTAACGTTGACAAAGTTCTTTGTTCACGTTTGTCCTCTCTATCCAGAATATTCCCTGCCTCTTTCAAACCAAACAag CCACTATTTTTCGAGGCACCTATTCCGCCGAAAGAGTTTCATCAGACTCCGGGAGATATGCCCTCTTTGACATGCGG GTACTCAATATGCTGGAATAAATCCGGTTTGCATGAAGTTATTTTAGGAACAACTGGGAGAAAACAAGGTACATCTTCAAAGGCAGCATGCTTACCCTCCACCGAGTCAATGCTCTGCAA GATAAGATTGGCAGAGGCCTTTATTTCACTTGAACATCCATTAGTCACAAACTTCCAGCATGAGGAACTGTCCTATCGTGCAATCAAG GATATGGCTTGTGAGTACCAGCAGATGCTTGAGCTTCTTAGAGAGGCCCCATTTTTTGGCCGCTGGCGTGCCAAgccagcatctcttgattcatttAAAGTTCAACGGTGA
- the LOC124671052 gene encoding nuclear transcription factor Y subunit C-2-like — protein MRLARPYSGVFRGGATARTGPHALPLARIKKIMKRSAGDGSGGDGTGARMISGEAPVVFSRACELFVAELTRAAWAATLDGKRRTVHREDVAQAVRDTDLFDFLVDVVKDDAGHEDGGDGAVGVGGGEGEGRAPACDDDGAL, from the coding sequence ATGAGGCTAGCGAGGCCGTACTCGGGGGTGTTCAGGGGCGGCGCGACGGCGCGGACTGGGCCGCACGCGCTGCCGCTGGCGCGGATCAAGAAGATCATGAAGCGGTCGGCAGGagacggcagcggcggcgacggcaccGGGGCAAGGATGATATCTGGAGAGGCGCCCGTGGTGTTCTCCAGGGCCTGCGAGCTCTTCGTGGCCGAGCTCACGCGCGCCGCCTGGGCCGCCACGCTCGACGGCAAGCGCCGCACCGTGCACCGGGAGGACGTCGCGCAAGCCGTCCGGGACACCGACCTCTTCGACTTCCTCGTCGACGTCGTCAAGGACGATGCTGGCCACGAGGACGGTGGTGATGGTGCTGTCGGTGTCGGgggcggcgaaggcgaaggccgagCGCCGGCGTGTGACGACGACGGCGCGCTTTGA